From a single Streptomyces rubradiris genomic region:
- a CDS encoding amino acid ABC transporter permease, with translation MSSVLYDAQGPRAKRRNILYTVVFLAALAALVWWVYTALDEKNQLDWALWKPYLGGGTEAYSTYIWPGLQNTLKAAALSMVIALPLGAVLGIARLSDHVWVRVPAAVVVEFFRAIPVLVLMIFGLALFSQYTDVSSDDRPFYAVVTGLVLYNASVLAEIVRAGILSLPKGQSEAAMAIGLRKGQVMRTILLPQAVTAMLPAIVSQLVVIVKDTALGGAVLTFPELLASANTASAYYGANTIASFTIVAVIYLIINFSLTTFASWLEGRLRRRKKSTGAVLSVEDTAGIPGHAGTGTSA, from the coding sequence ATGAGTTCGGTCCTGTACGACGCCCAGGGGCCGCGCGCCAAGCGGCGCAACATCCTCTACACGGTGGTCTTCCTCGCCGCCCTCGCGGCCCTCGTGTGGTGGGTGTACACCGCCCTGGACGAGAAGAATCAGCTGGACTGGGCGCTGTGGAAGCCCTATCTCGGCGGCGGTACCGAGGCGTACTCGACGTATATATGGCCCGGTCTCCAGAACACGCTGAAGGCGGCCGCGCTGTCCATGGTCATCGCGCTGCCCCTGGGCGCCGTCCTCGGTATCGCCCGGCTGTCGGACCACGTCTGGGTGCGGGTGCCGGCGGCGGTCGTCGTGGAGTTCTTCCGCGCGATCCCCGTCCTGGTCCTCATGATCTTCGGTCTGGCGCTCTTCTCCCAGTACACCGACGTCAGCTCGGACGACCGCCCGTTCTACGCGGTCGTCACCGGCCTGGTGCTGTACAACGCCTCCGTCCTCGCCGAGATCGTCCGCGCGGGCATCCTCTCCCTGCCGAAGGGCCAGTCCGAGGCGGCCATGGCGATCGGCCTGCGCAAGGGGCAGGTGATGCGGACCATCCTGCTGCCGCAGGCGGTCACCGCGATGCTCCCCGCGATCGTCAGCCAGCTGGTGGTCATCGTGAAGGACACCGCCCTCGGCGGCGCCGTCCTCACCTTCCCCGAACTGCTCGCCTCCGCGAACACGGCGAGCGCCTACTACGGCGCCAACACGATCGCCTCCTTCACGATCGTCGCCGTGATCTACCTGATCATCAACTTCTCGCTGACCACGTTCGCGAGCTGGCTGGAGGGCCGGCTGCGGCGGCGCAAGAAGTCGACCGGCGCGGTGCTGAGCGTCGAGGACACGGCCGGCATCCCCGGCCACGCGGGCACCGGAACCTCTGCCTGA
- a CDS encoding putative leader peptide, which translates to MRLWRRVHMDLVRYAGCVCRTSC; encoded by the coding sequence GTGCGCCTGTGGCGGAGGGTCCACATGGACCTCGTCCGCTACGCGGGCTGCGTGTGTCGCACGTCCTGCTGA
- a CDS encoding rhodanese-like domain-containing protein, with the protein MSDTGEQPTATGTTGERPPGIDELLERVRAGYRRIEAREAHKAALTGDALLVDIRYAALRERDGLIPGAVVVERNELEWRLDPQGSHRLPEATGHDLRIVVVCNEGYASSLAAASLHQLGLHRATDLVGGFQAWRAEGLPVEPATA; encoded by the coding sequence GTGAGCGACACCGGCGAACAGCCGACGGCAACCGGAACGACCGGCGAACGGCCGCCCGGCATCGACGAGCTGCTGGAGCGGGTCCGCGCGGGCTACCGGCGCATCGAGGCGCGGGAGGCGCACAAGGCGGCTCTCACCGGTGACGCGCTGCTGGTCGACATCCGGTACGCGGCTCTGCGCGAACGGGACGGGCTCATCCCGGGTGCCGTCGTGGTCGAGCGCAACGAGCTGGAGTGGCGCCTCGATCCCCAGGGCAGCCACCGTCTGCCCGAGGCCACCGGACACGACCTGCGCATCGTGGTGGTCTGCAACGAGGGGTATGCCTCCAGTCTCGCCGCCGCCTCCCTCCACCAGTTGGGCCTGCACCGGGCGACGGACCTGGTGGGCGGCTTCCAGGCGTGGCGGGCGGAGGGCCTGCCGGTGGAGCCGGC
- a CDS encoding amino acid ABC transporter ATP-binding protein, with protein MTKVTVAKEDVATSDELVVLKSVNKHFGALHVLQDIDLTIARGEVVVVIGPSGSGKSTLCRTINRLETIDSGTITIDGKPLPHEGRELARLRADVGMVFQSFNLFAHKTVLENVTLGQVKVRKADKKEAEEKARALLDRVGVGTQADKYPAQLSGGQQQRVAIARALAMDPKVMLFDEPTSALDPEMINEVLEVMQQLAREGMTMIVVTHEMGFARSAANRVVFMADGRIVEQSSPDQFFNNPRSDRAKDFLSKILHH; from the coding sequence ATGACCAAAGTAACGGTGGCCAAGGAAGACGTGGCCACGTCCGACGAACTGGTCGTCCTGAAGAGCGTCAACAAGCACTTCGGCGCGTTGCACGTGCTCCAGGACATCGACCTGACGATCGCCCGCGGCGAGGTCGTCGTGGTCATCGGGCCCTCCGGGTCCGGTAAGTCGACGCTGTGCCGCACCATCAACCGCCTGGAGACGATCGACTCGGGCACGATCACGATCGACGGCAAGCCGCTGCCGCACGAGGGCCGGGAGCTGGCCCGGCTGCGGGCGGACGTCGGGATGGTGTTCCAGTCGTTCAACCTGTTCGCGCACAAGACCGTGCTCGAGAACGTGACGCTGGGTCAGGTCAAGGTCCGCAAGGCGGACAAGAAGGAGGCCGAGGAGAAGGCCCGGGCGCTGCTCGACCGGGTCGGCGTGGGCACCCAGGCCGACAAGTACCCCGCCCAGCTGTCCGGCGGTCAGCAGCAGCGGGTCGCGATCGCGCGGGCGCTGGCGATGGACCCGAAGGTCATGCTCTTCGACGAGCCGACCTCCGCGCTCGACCCCGAGATGATCAACGAGGTCCTGGAGGTCATGCAGCAGCTCGCGCGCGAGGGCATGACGATGATCGTCGTCACGCACGAGATGGGTTTCGCGCGGTCGGCCGCGAACCGGGTCGTCTTCATGGCGGACGGGCGGATCGTTGAACAATCCTCGCCCGACCAGTTCTTCAACAACCCGCGCAGCGACCGGGCCAAGGACTTCCTGTCCAAGATCCTGCACCACTGA
- a CDS encoding glutamate ABC transporter substrate-binding protein has protein sequence MKLRKVTAASAVLLALSVAATACGGDKDDKGSGGGKKITIGIKFDQPGIGQKTPKGYSGFDVEVATYVAEKLGYKEDQIEWTESKSADRETMLQRGDVDFIVASYSITPERQKSVDFAGPYLLAHQDVLVRADDTSIKSAQDLNKARLCSVTGSTSALNVKEKLAPKAQLQKYPTYSACLTGLQNKAIDALTTDDSILAGYASQSQFKGKFKLGGLKMTNENYGIGVKKGSDLKDKINKALEAMVSDGSWQKAVDKNLGPAGYKNEPAPKIGDIKS, from the coding sequence ATGAAGCTCCGCAAGGTCACCGCCGCCTCGGCCGTCCTCCTCGCCCTGTCCGTGGCCGCCACCGCGTGCGGCGGCGACAAGGACGACAAGGGCTCCGGCGGTGGCAAGAAGATCACCATCGGCATCAAGTTCGACCAGCCGGGCATCGGCCAGAAGACGCCGAAGGGGTACTCGGGTTTCGACGTCGAGGTGGCCACCTATGTCGCCGAGAAGCTCGGCTACAAGGAGGACCAGATCGAGTGGACGGAGTCGAAGAGCGCCGACCGCGAGACCATGCTCCAGCGCGGTGACGTCGACTTCATCGTCGCCTCCTACTCCATCACCCCGGAGCGCCAGAAGTCGGTCGACTTCGCCGGCCCGTACCTGCTGGCCCACCAGGACGTGCTGGTCCGCGCGGACGACACCTCCATCAAGTCGGCGCAGGACCTGAACAAGGCGCGGCTGTGCTCGGTCACCGGCTCCACCTCGGCGCTGAACGTCAAGGAGAAGCTGGCCCCCAAGGCGCAGCTCCAGAAGTACCCGACGTACTCGGCCTGTCTGACCGGTCTGCAGAACAAGGCGATCGACGCCCTGACCACGGACGACTCGATCCTGGCCGGCTACGCCTCGCAGTCCCAGTTCAAGGGCAAGTTCAAGCTCGGCGGCCTGAAGATGACGAACGAGAACTACGGCATCGGTGTCAAGAAGGGCAGCGACCTCAAGGACAAGATCAACAAGGCCCTTGAGGCGATGGTCTCCGACGGTTCCTGGCAGAAGGCCGTGGACAAGAACCTCGGCCCGGCCGGCTACAAGAACGAGCCCGCCCCGAAGATCGGCGACATCAAGAGCTGA
- a CDS encoding cysteine dioxygenase yields MSVPSSLPAPVSTAATPPTQADLLDFVRRTAADAELIASLPLDPEGRTWVRLKGPGGSEAWLIGWPPGTGTGWHDHADSVGAFLTASGELTENSLAARLPTDGWKTLELTDGVDRVRRLPAGQGRAFGRHHVHEVLNESTERHAISVHAYYPPLPQIRRYSRTGQVLRLEQVERPEDWQ; encoded by the coding sequence GTGTCTGTCCCTTCCTCCCTGCCCGCCCCCGTGTCCACCGCCGCCACGCCGCCCACGCAGGCGGATCTCCTCGACTTCGTCCGGCGTACGGCGGCCGACGCCGAGCTGATCGCCTCCCTCCCGCTCGACCCGGAAGGCCGCACCTGGGTACGGCTCAAGGGGCCCGGCGGCAGCGAGGCCTGGCTGATCGGCTGGCCGCCCGGCACCGGCACGGGCTGGCACGACCACGCCGACTCGGTCGGCGCCTTCCTCACCGCCTCGGGCGAGCTGACCGAGAACTCCCTCGCCGCCCGGCTGCCCACCGACGGCTGGAAGACCCTGGAACTCACCGACGGGGTGGACCGCGTACGCCGGCTGCCCGCCGGACAAGGCCGCGCCTTCGGCCGCCACCATGTGCACGAGGTGCTCAACGAGTCCACGGAGCGACACGCGATCTCCGTCCACGCCTACTACCCGCCGCTCCCCCAGATCCGTCGTTACAGTCGCACCGGCCAGGTCCTGCGCCTGGAGCAGGTCGAACGCCCGGAGGACTGGCAGTGA
- a CDS encoding FAD-dependent monooxygenase, translating into MDPVIIVGAGPVGLTLALLLTRQNVPVVVLDEGPGKDEPRPARTVVLREDTAALLERLTGVALGDHGVRWAGWRSVRRKQVMTEIAFAEGDPAAPLHIAQHIVTNALRAALAGEPLAEVATDSRLAAVEQERSGVSAHTRGPKTTWWRGSYLVGCDGPRSTVRKLQDIRFPGRTAVERHAVATLRTELPWEGHALLHRMPPWKSSGPSAGEVTARPLPDGAWRLDWLLPPGKDLVTPEVVLTRIHETLTGWTGSDAPAYDLLDTGVHTVHHRLARRWRAGRVFLAGDAAHLLGAFGTQGLDEGLRDADNLAWKLAAAWHHGPHEALLDSYQTERRAMVAARLRAADQALPVLRGGGLRGIVPGAARGQDAQFTDGHLGRGALGAPGGHAGSPLMPRHLEAAIPVDTPPGAQVTDVRVTAEDGSFVRLRDRLGRGALLVVLIAPGTGVWDRKHWVSAGVMPRLAAAVTALPHPAELLVAESYPGAPAHSVLLVRPDGHLVTALSGVRPADLYTAAEATLGGSAPEAEPETEPGAEQEPEREQEEQPVSERAATAEAGSGLR; encoded by the coding sequence ATGGACCCGGTGATCATCGTCGGAGCGGGACCCGTCGGACTCACGCTCGCCCTGCTCCTGACCCGTCAGAACGTGCCCGTCGTCGTCCTGGACGAGGGCCCCGGCAAGGACGAGCCCCGCCCGGCGCGCACCGTCGTTCTGCGCGAGGACACGGCCGCCCTGCTGGAACGGCTGACCGGGGTGGCGCTCGGCGACCACGGGGTGCGCTGGGCCGGATGGCGGTCCGTCAGGCGCAAGCAGGTGATGACGGAGATCGCCTTCGCCGAGGGCGACCCCGCCGCTCCCCTGCACATCGCCCAGCACATCGTGACGAACGCCCTGCGCGCCGCCCTCGCCGGCGAGCCGCTGGCCGAGGTGGCCACCGACAGCCGCCTGGCCGCCGTCGAGCAGGAGCGGTCCGGCGTCAGCGCGCACACCCGCGGCCCGAAGACGACCTGGTGGCGCGGCAGTTACCTGGTCGGCTGCGACGGCCCCCGCTCGACCGTGCGCAAGCTCCAGGACATCCGCTTTCCCGGCCGTACGGCGGTGGAACGGCACGCGGTCGCCACACTGCGGACGGAACTTCCGTGGGAGGGCCATGCGTTGCTCCACCGGATGCCGCCGTGGAAGTCGTCCGGGCCCTCGGCCGGGGAGGTGACCGCCCGCCCCCTCCCGGACGGCGCCTGGCGCCTGGACTGGCTGCTGCCGCCGGGCAAGGACCTGGTCACGCCCGAGGTCGTGCTCACCCGCATCCACGAGACCCTCACGGGCTGGACGGGCAGTGACGCACCGGCGTACGACCTGCTCGACACCGGTGTCCACACGGTGCACCACCGGCTGGCCCGCCGGTGGCGCGCCGGCCGGGTCTTCCTCGCCGGGGACGCGGCCCATCTGCTCGGCGCGTTCGGCACCCAGGGGCTCGACGAGGGGCTGCGGGACGCCGACAACCTCGCCTGGAAGCTGGCCGCGGCCTGGCATCACGGCCCGCACGAGGCCCTGCTGGACAGCTACCAGACCGAGCGGCGCGCGATGGTCGCCGCCCGGCTGCGCGCCGCCGACCAGGCGCTGCCGGTGCTGCGCGGCGGCGGGCTGCGCGGCATCGTCCCGGGCGCGGCGCGCGGGCAGGACGCGCAGTTCACCGACGGCCACCTGGGGCGCGGTGCGCTGGGCGCGCCCGGCGGCCACGCCGGCTCGCCGCTCATGCCCCGGCACCTGGAGGCGGCGATCCCCGTCGACACCCCTCCCGGCGCCCAGGTGACCGACGTCCGGGTCACGGCGGAGGACGGCTCCTTCGTCCGGCTGCGGGACCGGCTCGGCCGCGGCGCGCTGCTGGTCGTGCTGATCGCGCCGGGTACGGGGGTGTGGGACCGCAAGCACTGGGTCTCCGCCGGCGTGATGCCCCGGCTCGCGGCGGCCGTGACCGCGCTCCCGCACCCCGCGGAGCTGCTGGTCGCCGAGAGCTACCCGGGCGCGCCGGCGCACAGCGTGCTGCTGGTACGCCCCGACGGCCACCTGGTCACCGCGCTGAGCGGGGTCCGCCCCGCCGACCTGTACACGGCGGCCGAGGCCACGCTGGGAGGCTCGGCACCGGAGGCGGAGCCGGAGACGGAACCGGGGGCGGAGCAGGAGCCGGAGCGGGAGCAGGAGGAGCAGCCGGTGAGTGAGCGGGCGGCAACGGCGGAAGCGGGCTCGGGCCTGCGCTGA
- a CDS encoding amino acid ABC transporter permease: MFDFLDDYDVLGAFWTTVQLTLLSAAGSLIWGTLLAAMRVGPVPLMRGFGTAYVNIVRNIPLTVIILFSSLGLYQTLRITLGAGDIVDTANFRLAVLGLIVYTSAFVCEAIRSGINTVPVGQAEAARAIGLSFTQVLFLVVLPQAFRAAVGPLANVLIALTKNTTVAAAIGVAEAALLMKDMVEREAQLLLISAIIAFGFCCLTLPTGLILGWVGKKVAVKR, from the coding sequence GTGTTCGACTTTCTTGACGACTACGACGTATTGGGCGCCTTCTGGACGACGGTGCAGCTCACCCTGTTGTCCGCCGCGGGCTCCCTGATCTGGGGCACGCTGCTGGCCGCCATGCGGGTGGGCCCGGTGCCGTTGATGCGCGGCTTCGGCACCGCCTACGTGAACATCGTGCGGAACATCCCGCTCACGGTGATCATCCTGTTCTCCTCGCTCGGCCTGTACCAGACGCTGAGGATCACTCTCGGCGCCGGCGACATCGTGGACACGGCCAACTTCCGGCTGGCCGTCCTCGGGCTGATCGTCTACACGTCGGCCTTCGTGTGCGAGGCGATCCGCTCCGGCATCAACACGGTGCCGGTCGGCCAGGCGGAGGCCGCGCGCGCCATCGGCCTGAGCTTCACCCAGGTGCTGTTCCTGGTCGTGCTGCCACAGGCGTTCCGCGCGGCCGTCGGCCCGCTGGCCAACGTACTCATCGCGTTGACGAAGAACACGACAGTGGCGGCGGCGATCGGCGTCGCCGAGGCGGCACTGCTGATGAAGGACATGGTCGAGAGGGAGGCGCAGTTGCTGCTGATCTCGGCGATCATCGCCTTCGGCTTCTGCTGCCTGACCCTGCCGACCGGCCTGATCCTCGGCTGGGTGGGCAAGAAGGTGGCGGTGAAGCGATGA